The Breoghania sp. L-A4 sequence GGCGGATCCTGCTTCTTGAGCAGCGTGTCGACCAGTGGCGCCAATTGTCCCGGCACCACAATAACATCGGCTTCGCAGGAGCGCGCGTGGCGGGCGATCTGCTGCACGTCCTCGGGATGGTGCAGGTGCAGCGTGCCGCCGCACAGCAGCCACGGCGCGATGCCGCAGCCGATGCCGGCCAGTCCGCTCAGCGCATAGGGCAGCAGGATCGACGCGCCGTCGGCGATACGCCCCTCCAGCATCGGCATCAGGCCGGCGGAAATCCAGTGATTGTGCGAGCGCGGCACGGGCATCAGCGCGCCGCTGGGCCCCATCGTCCAGGTCAGCGTCGCCAGATGGTCGGCGGCGTTCACCGAGCGCGTCACCTCCGCCGGCGGCACCTCGTTGCCGACTTCTTTCATCACGGCGTTGAGGTCCAGCAGTCCATCTGGCAGATCGTTGCCGATGCCGAAGACATAGCGCAACCCGAAGACGTCCACCGCCGCCTCGCGCATCCACGCCGCGTAAGTGCCCGATTCCAGCCGGTCGATGGTGATGACGGCCTTGGCGCCGCTGGTGCTCAGGGCCTCGGCGATTTCACGCCCGCGCCACACCAGCGGCACCGGGGTTGCGATGAGGCCGGCGCGCAACGCCGCCAGCATGATCAGCACCGCGTCCGTGGTGTTGGGCAACTGCACGCCGATGACAGTGTCCGGCGTCAGTCCCAGCGCCTTGAACAGTCCCGCCAGCCGCGACACCTCGACGTCGGCTTCCGCATAGCTCAGCGTGCGCGGCGCCCCTGAGGTCCAGCGTTCGCGATTGGGCGCATCGGCAAGCGCGATGCGGTCGGGATGGTTCTGCGCCGTCTTTCTGAACAATGCGTCCAGCGTCACCCGGCCCCACACGCCGGAGGCCTGATTCCGCTTGATGGTCTCGGCGGGCGAAAGGATCATGCGGTCGTCATCCTTGAGCGGGGGCTTGTTGTAGCCGGATGTTTTTTGCGCGGACATGGGGGGCGATCCGTCATCTGTCATTGCGTCGGTGTCGCTTCCGAGGCGGCGGACCACCACGTGTCGAGACGGTAGCCGGTCAGCGGCGCGGCGTCGGGGTGAACGATGTTCGCCCAGCGCGCGACCCATTCGGCCGGCAGATGGAACAAGGGCACCACGTAGAAGCCGGAAATCAGCACCCGGTCGAAGGCGCGCACCGCGGCGGTGAACTGTTCCTCGGTGCGCGCGGCCAGCATGGCGTCGATCATCGCGTCGATCGCCGGCTCGTGGGCGCCGGCGAAATTGAATGTTCCGTCCTGCTCCGCGCTGGCCGAGCTCCAGCGGAAAGACTGTTCGTTGCCAGGTGACAGCGATACCGGCCAGTAGTTGAAGGTCATGTCGTAGTCGTAGGCGATGCGGCGGCGCTCGTACTGCGCGGAATCGACCGTACGGATGGTCACCGCGATGCCGATGCGCGCCAGCGTCCGCTCAAACGCCAGCGCCAGCCGCTCCTCGTCCTTGTTCTTCGTCAGGATCTCGAAGGTCAGCGGCGCTGTGCTCGATGTCTGGGTCATCACGCCGCCGTCGATGGCGTATCCGGCCTGCTTGAGCAGCGTCACCGCGGCGCGCAGCGCGCCGCGGTCGCTGCCGCTGCCATCCGACGTGGGCGCCCGCCAGGCGCCCTGCATGACGTCGGGCCGCACGGCGCCGGGGAAGGGCGCCAGCAGCGCCTGTTCCTCGGCGCTCGCCGGCCGGCCGATGGAGGAGAGGAACGAGCCGTCGAAATAGCCGTGGGTGCGCTCGTAGAGGCCGAAATACAGATTCTGGTTCAGCCACTCGAAATCCAGCAGATGCTGCAGCGCCTGACGCACCAGCGGATCGGAGAACACCGGCCGGCGGGTGTTGTACACCATGCCCAGCATGCCCTGCGGCATGGCGTTCTCCAGCGTGTCGCGCACCACGCGGCCGTCCGTGACCGCGGGGAAATCATACGCTTGCGCCCAGCGCGCGGGATCCTTTTCCACCATCAGATGCACAAGGCCCTTCTTGAAGGCCTCGAACAGCGAGTTGTGGTCGCGGTAATAGTCGATGCGGATCTCATCGAAATTGTCGTGCCCGGCCTTCACGGCCAGATCCTTGCCCCAATAGTTCTCGTCGCGCGTGAGCACGATGTGGCCGCCCGGGTCCAGCGCCGCGACCGTGTAGGGACCCGATCCCAGCGGCGTGTCCAGGTTCGAGCGCTCGAAGGTTTCCGGATCGGTCGCGTGTTTCGGCAGGATCGGCGCCAGGCCGATCAGCAGCGGAAGCTCGCGGTCGGTCCCGTCCTTGAACACGAAACGCACCGTATGCGCATCAGGGCTCTCGAGCCGCTCGACCTTCTTGTACCAGGAGCGGTAGTGCGGCCGCCCGTGCTCGCGCAGCAGCTCCACCGAAAAGATCACGTCGTCGGCGGTGATCGGCGTGCCGTCGGAAAACCGCGCTTCGGGCCGCAGGCGGAACTCGACCCACGAACGGTCGTCCGGCA is a genomic window containing:
- a CDS encoding extracellular solute-binding protein, which encodes MDRWRARMTVTPTPDRPLSAGSSRRAASLTGLRALAVVCALALGAQVAAAAPQHGIAMHGKPALEAGFTHLPYANPEAPKGGRITYGVQGSFDSTNPFIVKGVAARGLWDFEYGNNVYESLLTRNRDEAFSLYGLIAESVEVPDDRSWVEFRLRPEARFSDGTPITADDVIFSVELLREHGRPHYRSWYKKVERLESPDAHTVRFVFKDGTDRELPLLIGLAPILPKHATDPETFERSNLDTPLGSGPYTVAALDPGGHIVLTRDENYWGKDLAVKAGHDNFDEIRIDYYRDHNSLFEAFKKGLVHLMVEKDPARWAQAYDFPAVTDGRVVRDTLENAMPQGMLGMVYNTRRPVFSDPLVRQALQHLLDFEWLNQNLYFGLYERTHGYFDGSFLSSIGRPASAEEQALLAPFPGAVRPDVMQGAWRAPTSDGSGSDRGALRAAVTLLKQAGYAIDGGVMTQTSSTAPLTFEILTKNKDEERLALAFERTLARIGIAVTIRTVDSAQYERRRIAYDYDMTFNYWPVSLSPGNEQSFRWSSASAEQDGTFNFAGAHEPAIDAMIDAMLAARTEEQFTAAVRAFDRVLISGFYVVPLFHLPAEWVARWANIVHPDAAPLTGYRLDTWWSAASEATPTQ
- a CDS encoding class I adenylate-forming enzyme family protein, whose product is MSAQKTSGYNKPPLKDDDRMILSPAETIKRNQASGVWGRVTLDALFRKTAQNHPDRIALADAPNRERWTSGAPRTLSYAEADVEVSRLAGLFKALGLTPDTVIGVQLPNTTDAVLIMLAALRAGLIATPVPLVWRGREIAEALSTSGAKAVITIDRLESGTYAAWMREAAVDVFGLRYVFGIGNDLPDGLLDLNAVMKEVGNEVPPAEVTRSVNAADHLATLTWTMGPSGALMPVPRSHNHWISAGLMPMLEGRIADGASILLPYALSGLAGIGCGIAPWLLCGGTLHLHHPEDVQQIARHARSCEADVIVVPGQLAPLVDTLLKKQDPPRTIVAVWHAGADNSVQPPHVNAIVDVTLIDEMAQVARLRGETGPSRALPSGPVGAPSGVADVPVLLEIHVESEGTSAAPLHVRGPMVPERAWPGSATADWPDAANGYLRTRLVGVRDKGVIKNVDANPFLDNAALIGGIGVELNALDQLYAKFEGASDAAAFLVSEPTLGTRLCAAIVAKPGASVDEAAFMAYLDAMKIGMQSRPHGLFPASSIPRNDAGIVNRKALETLASEYKATG